From a single Streptomyces liliifuscus genomic region:
- a CDS encoding endonuclease/exonuclease/phosphatase family protein: MRNATAEADEWTDDAPVERRGGTRAGAWFAALLLTGVSTVVGCRIADTDGITPVPQLLAFLPWLLAPTAVALLFAALSRWRLGLVWSVAVLAALAWYIEPYGKSSQPDGAPVAELRVLTSNVEFGQATDGLIDAIRDQRPDLVFVQECEYTCEEKLEQAFGKATEDKATGDEGEGGEGRADSGSGAVGKGSYPYRQAVEGAGSDGSVILSRHPLKPAAGIPATMGMPGATADVKGNEIRLQLAHPMPPLPTHLSTWREELSDLRDYANANRTRPTVLAGDFNASQDHAAFRRILDAGFGDAARLTGDARTPSWPARTAPPLGAQIDHVLVSRDFSANRARFLDLGDTDHRTLVVDLTLFKST; this comes from the coding sequence TTGCGCAACGCGACGGCCGAGGCGGACGAGTGGACGGACGACGCCCCCGTGGAACGCCGCGGCGGCACCCGGGCCGGCGCCTGGTTCGCCGCACTGCTGCTCACCGGCGTGAGCACAGTCGTCGGGTGCCGCATCGCGGACACCGACGGCATCACCCCCGTACCCCAACTGCTCGCGTTCCTGCCCTGGCTCCTCGCCCCCACCGCCGTCGCCCTCCTCTTCGCCGCCCTCTCCCGCTGGCGCCTCGGCCTCGTCTGGAGCGTGGCCGTGCTCGCCGCGCTCGCCTGGTACATCGAGCCGTACGGAAAGAGCTCGCAGCCCGATGGCGCCCCGGTCGCCGAACTCCGCGTACTCACCTCGAACGTCGAGTTCGGCCAGGCCACGGACGGACTCATCGACGCGATCAGGGACCAGCGGCCCGACCTCGTCTTCGTCCAGGAATGCGAGTACACGTGCGAGGAGAAGCTGGAGCAGGCCTTCGGAAAGGCCACGGAGGACAAGGCCACGGGAGACGAAGGAGAAGGCGGAGAGGGCCGCGCGGACAGCGGGAGCGGTGCCGTGGGCAAGGGCTCGTACCCCTACAGGCAGGCGGTCGAAGGCGCCGGGTCCGACGGTTCGGTGATCCTCAGCCGCCATCCCCTCAAGCCTGCCGCGGGCATCCCCGCCACCATGGGCATGCCCGGTGCCACGGCCGATGTGAAGGGCAACGAGATCCGGCTCCAGCTGGCCCACCCCATGCCCCCGCTGCCGACGCACCTGTCCACCTGGCGCGAGGAGCTGTCCGACCTCCGCGACTACGCGAACGCGAACCGCACCCGGCCCACGGTCCTCGCGGGCGACTTCAACGCCTCCCAGGACCACGCGGCCTTCCGGCGCATCCTGGACGCCGGGTTCGGGGACGCCGCCCGTCTCACCGGCGACGCCCGCACACCGAGCTGGCCGGCCAGAACGGCCCCGCCCCTCGGCGCCCAGATCGACCACGTCCTGGTGTCCCGGGACTTCTCGGCGAACAGGGCCCGTTTCCTGGACCTCGGAGACACGGACCACCGGACGCTCGTCGTGGATCTGACCCTCTTCAAGAGCACGTAG
- a CDS encoding aminotransferase-like domain-containing protein has product MEDYRRIADRLAEEILTGRLKAGERLPPQRVFARRRRIAGSTAGRVYGELVRRGLVVGEVGRGTFVRAAPVPSGRALAEPATTAAVNLELNYPSVEGQSELLAGGLVPLLRADVLGEATRAVPATGTAAAREAVAGLLSGSGWRPHPEQLLFAGNARQAIAGALASLVRPGGRVGVEALTYPLVKEIATRIGCTLVPLETDREGLLPGAVAAAHHSAPLAALYVQPTLHNPTSATMGDARKRELAEVVRELGLPVVEDRIWSFLHEEGVPFAAYAPEGVHVVDGLSKRVAPGLTVGFLVVPEGRAEAAAGALRSGGWTAGRFALEAGTRWIQDGVVDRLVADRRADAARRQRVVAELLDGFDVRADPSAYYAWWELPSPWRADTFTAAAAARGIAVTPGSAFAVGEQGAPDAVRLGLASVPVPVLGQALRTLRDVARGGP; this is encoded by the coding sequence GTGGAGGACTATCGGCGTATCGCCGACCGGCTGGCCGAGGAGATCCTCACGGGACGGCTGAAGGCCGGTGAACGGCTGCCGCCGCAGCGGGTGTTCGCCCGGCGGCGGCGCATCGCGGGGTCCACCGCCGGGCGCGTGTACGGGGAGCTGGTGCGGCGGGGCCTGGTCGTCGGGGAGGTCGGGCGCGGCACGTTCGTACGGGCGGCGCCGGTGCCGTCGGGGCGGGCGCTGGCCGAGCCGGCGACCACGGCGGCGGTCAATCTGGAGCTCAACTACCCGTCCGTGGAAGGGCAGTCGGAGCTGCTGGCCGGCGGACTCGTGCCGCTGCTGCGGGCCGATGTGCTGGGGGAGGCGACCCGTGCGGTGCCCGCCACCGGGACCGCCGCCGCGCGCGAGGCCGTCGCCGGGCTGCTGTCCGGATCGGGGTGGCGGCCCCACCCGGAGCAGCTCCTCTTCGCCGGGAACGCCCGGCAGGCCATCGCGGGCGCGCTCGCCTCGCTGGTACGGCCCGGCGGGCGCGTCGGGGTCGAGGCGCTGACGTATCCGCTGGTCAAGGAGATCGCGACGCGGATCGGATGCACACTCGTACCGCTGGAGACGGACAGGGAAGGGCTGCTGCCCGGGGCCGTCGCCGCCGCCCACCACTCCGCGCCGCTCGCCGCCCTCTACGTCCAGCCGACCCTGCACAATCCCACCTCGGCCACGATGGGTGACGCGCGCAAGCGTGAACTCGCCGAGGTCGTAAGAGAGTTGGGACTGCCGGTCGTGGAGGACCGGATCTGGTCGTTCCTGCACGAGGAGGGCGTGCCGTTCGCCGCGTACGCCCCCGAGGGCGTCCATGTCGTCGACGGACTGTCCAAGCGGGTCGCGCCCGGGCTGACCGTCGGTTTTCTCGTCGTGCCCGAGGGGCGTGCCGAGGCGGCGGCGGGGGCGCTGCGGTCGGGCGGGTGGACGGCGGGACGGTTCGCGCTGGAGGCGGGGACCCGGTGGATCCAGGACGGGGTCGTGGACCGGCTGGTCGCCGACCGGCGGGCGGACGCAGCCCGGCGGCAGCGGGTCGTCGCGGAACTGCTCGACGGATTCGACGTACGCGCCGATCCGTCCGCGTACTACGCCTGGTGGGAGCTGCCGTCGCCGTGGCGCGCGGACACCTTCACGGCGGCCGCGGCGGCGCGCGGGATCGCGGTCACGCCGGGGTCCGCCTTCGCGGTGGGGGAGCAGGGGGCACCGGACGCCGTCAGGCTCGGGCTCGCGTCGGTTCCGGTGCCGGTGCTGGGGCAGGCGCTGCGGACGCTGCGCGACGTCGCGCGTGGTGGTCCATGA
- the snpA gene encoding snapalysin codes for MRLSTRLSTPVLSAAVGLGLTAAVLGAVPASAAPAPVAPAAPFAGYNGSGEEAKANKAFFDAVLKSVAEKRAANPTSAAAVTVVYNASAAPTFSAQIARSTSIWNSSVSNVKLQAGTSGASFTYREGNDSRGSYASTDGHGRGYIFLDYRQNQQYDSTRVTAHETGHVLGLPDHYSGPCSELMSGGGPGTSCTNANPNAAERARVDQLWINGLAKALAKVNQDR; via the coding sequence ATGCGACTGTCCACCCGTCTGTCCACGCCCGTTCTCTCGGCCGCGGTCGGGCTCGGTCTCACGGCCGCCGTGCTCGGGGCCGTCCCGGCCTCCGCGGCGCCCGCGCCCGTGGCCCCGGCCGCGCCCTTCGCGGGCTACAACGGTTCCGGCGAGGAGGCCAAGGCCAACAAGGCGTTCTTCGACGCGGTGCTGAAGTCCGTGGCCGAGAAGCGCGCCGCGAACCCGACATCCGCCGCCGCTGTCACCGTGGTCTACAACGCCTCGGCCGCGCCGACCTTCAGCGCCCAGATAGCCCGCAGTACGTCGATCTGGAACAGCTCCGTCTCGAACGTCAAGCTCCAGGCCGGCACCAGCGGCGCGAGTTTCACGTACCGCGAGGGGAACGACTCGCGCGGTTCGTACGCGTCCACGGACGGGCACGGGCGGGGCTACATATTCCTCGACTACAGGCAGAACCAGCAGTACGACTCCACGCGCGTGACCGCCCACGAGACCGGGCACGTGCTCGGGCTGCCCGACCACTACAGCGGGCCCTGCAGCGAGCTGATGTCGGGCGGCGGGCCCGGCACGTCCTGCACGAACGCGAACCCGAACGCGGCCGAGCGGGCCCGCGTCGACCAGCTGTGGATCAACGGCCTCGCGAAGGCACTGGCGAAGGTGAATCAGGACCGGTAG
- a CDS encoding ATP-binding cassette domain-containing protein — protein MTSKNRTDQWAGPAIETAGLVKTFGDNRAVDGVDLRIEAGTVYGLLGPNGAGKTTTVRMLATLLRPDGGEAHVFGHDVVREADAVRTRVSLTGQYASVDEDLTGTENLVLLARLTGHSKKASYDRAAQLLDAFGLSEAAARQVKNYSGGMRRRIDIAASILNTPDLLFLDEPTTGLDPRSRNQVWEIVRAVVAQGTTVLLTTQYLDEADQLASRIAVIDKGKVIAEGTKGELKASVGAGAVHVRLRDAHQRPDAERLLRQALDADVQLEPDPVALTARVGNGSAWGSPQTESGGGAGAAEKASRALAELAHAGITVDNFSLGQPSLDEVFLALTGKSDHAETSSQTKQQTKEATA, from the coding sequence ATGACGAGCAAGAACCGCACCGACCAATGGGCCGGGCCGGCCATCGAGACCGCGGGTCTGGTGAAGACCTTCGGCGACAACCGCGCCGTCGACGGCGTGGACCTGCGCATCGAGGCCGGCACGGTGTACGGCCTGCTCGGTCCGAACGGAGCCGGCAAGACCACCACCGTGCGCATGCTGGCGACCCTGCTGCGCCCCGACGGGGGCGAGGCCCACGTCTTCGGCCACGACGTCGTACGGGAGGCGGACGCCGTACGGACCAGGGTGAGCCTCACCGGGCAGTACGCCTCGGTGGACGAGGACCTGACGGGCACGGAGAACCTCGTGCTGCTGGCCCGGCTGACGGGCCACAGCAAGAAGGCCTCGTACGACCGAGCGGCGCAACTCCTCGACGCCTTCGGCCTGTCGGAGGCGGCGGCCCGCCAGGTGAAGAACTACTCGGGCGGTATGCGGCGCCGTATCGACATCGCCGCGTCCATCCTCAACACCCCCGACCTGCTGTTCCTGGACGAGCCGACGACGGGTCTCGACCCGCGCAGCCGCAACCAGGTGTGGGAGATCGTGCGGGCGGTCGTCGCCCAGGGGACCACGGTCCTGCTCACCACCCAGTACCTGGACGAGGCCGACCAGCTGGCGTCCCGGATCGCCGTCATCGACAAGGGCAAGGTCATCGCCGAGGGCACCAAGGGCGAGCTGAAGGCGTCGGTCGGCGCGGGAGCCGTGCACGTACGGCTGCGGGACGCGCACCAGCGGCCGGACGCCGAGCGGCTGCTGCGGCAGGCCCTCGACGCGGACGTCCAGCTGGAGCCGGACCCGGTGGCGCTGACCGCCCGGGTCGGCAACGGCTCCGCATGGGGGTCCCCCCAGACGGAGTCTGGGGGAGGGGCCGGGGCCGCCGAGAAGGCGTCCCGCGCCCTCGCCGAGCTGGCCCACGCGGGCATCACCGTCGACAACTTCTCCCTGGGCCAGCCGAGCCTGGACGAGGTGTTCCTCGCCCTCACCGGCAAGTCCGACCACGCAGAGACGTCATCGCAGACGAAGCAGCAGACGAAAGAGGCCACGGCATGA
- a CDS encoding alpha/beta fold hydrolase produces the protein MAPFLLYEDKGAHASTSVPLVLIHGHPFDRTMWAPQLAAFSPDRRVIAPDLRGYGSSPVVPGVTPLATFAEDIAALLDDLDVREFALAGLSMGGQIVMECYRQFPERVRALVLADTFPAAETPAGKKSRNDMADRLLREGMRPYADEVLHKMVAPYAHPDVAAHVHRMMTATSPEGAAAALRGRAERPDYRELLTRVTVPTLVVVGEDDEYTPVADARAMHAAIPGSALRVVPRAAHMPNLEQPEQFNAALAALLRRL, from the coding sequence ATGGCTCCCTTCCTCCTGTACGAGGACAAAGGCGCGCATGCCTCAACCTCCGTGCCCCTTGTCCTGATCCACGGCCACCCCTTCGACCGCACCATGTGGGCCCCGCAGCTCGCCGCCTTCTCCCCGGACCGCCGGGTGATCGCCCCCGACCTGCGCGGTTACGGCAGTTCCCCGGTGGTCCCCGGGGTGACCCCGCTCGCCACCTTCGCCGAGGACATCGCGGCCCTCCTCGACGACCTGGACGTACGCGAGTTCGCGCTGGCCGGGCTTTCCATGGGCGGCCAGATCGTCATGGAGTGCTACCGGCAGTTCCCCGAGCGCGTCCGGGCGCTGGTCCTGGCCGACACGTTCCCGGCGGCCGAGACCCCGGCCGGCAAGAAGTCCCGCAACGACATGGCCGACCGCCTCCTCCGCGAGGGCATGCGCCCGTACGCCGACGAGGTCCTGCACAAGATGGTCGCCCCGTACGCCCACCCTGATGTGGCGGCCCACGTGCACCGCATGATGACGGCCACGTCCCCCGAGGGCGCGGCCGCTGCCCTGCGGGGGCGGGCGGAACGCCCCGACTATCGCGAGCTGCTGACCCGCGTCACGGTTCCGACGCTCGTGGTCGTCGGCGAGGACGACGAGTACACGCCCGTGGCGGACGCGCGCGCCATGCACGCGGCGATCCCGGGCTCCGCGCTCCGGGTCGTGCCGCGGGCGGCACACATGCCGAACCTTGAACAGCCCGAGCAGTTCAATGCGGCCCTGGCCGCGCTTCTGCGTCGTCTTTGA
- a CDS encoding ABC transporter permease — MSTATQTTEAADLAPVSTESLAALLVATERPPRPNAIQTSLTFGWRAMLKIKHVPEQLFDVTAFPIMLVLMYTYLFGGALAGSPREYIQYLLPGILVMSVTMITMYTGLAVNIDIEKGVFDRFRSLPIWRPSTLVGYLLGDALRYAMASVVMLSVGLIMGFRPDGGVQGVLGGVLLLIIFSFAFSWVWTMFGLLLRTEKSVMGVSMMILFPLTFLSDIFVRPETMPGWLQAFVNNNPITHLSSAVRGLMDGSWPAAEIAWSLGWAGLFVAVFGPVTMRLYNRK, encoded by the coding sequence ATGAGCACCGCGACCCAGACCACCGAAGCCGCCGACCTCGCGCCGGTCAGTACCGAGAGCCTGGCCGCGCTGCTCGTCGCCACCGAGCGCCCGCCGCGGCCGAACGCGATCCAGACGTCGCTTACCTTCGGCTGGCGGGCGATGCTCAAGATCAAGCACGTTCCCGAGCAGCTGTTCGACGTGACGGCGTTCCCGATCATGCTGGTGCTGATGTACACGTATCTGTTCGGCGGGGCCCTGGCGGGCTCCCCGAGGGAGTACATCCAGTACCTGCTGCCCGGCATCCTCGTCATGTCCGTCACCATGATCACGATGTACACGGGCCTGGCGGTCAACATCGACATCGAGAAGGGTGTCTTCGACCGCTTCCGCTCGCTGCCCATCTGGCGTCCGTCGACGCTGGTCGGCTATCTGCTCGGGGACGCCCTGCGCTACGCGATGGCGTCGGTCGTGATGCTGTCGGTGGGCCTGATCATGGGCTTCCGCCCGGACGGCGGCGTCCAGGGAGTGCTCGGAGGGGTGCTCCTCCTGATCATCTTCTCCTTCGCCTTCTCCTGGGTGTGGACCATGTTCGGCCTGCTGCTGCGCACGGAGAAGTCGGTCATGGGCGTCAGCATGATGATCCTGTTCCCGCTGACCTTCCTGAGCGACATCTTCGTCCGCCCCGAGACGATGCCGGGCTGGCTGCAGGCCTTCGTCAACAACAACCCGATCACGCATCTGTCCTCGGCGGTGCGCGGTCTGATGGACGGCTCCTGGCCTGCCGCGGAGATCGCGTGGTCGCTGGGCTGGGCCGGACTGTTCGTCGCGGTCTTCGGCCCGGTCACGATGCGGCTCTACAACCGCAAGTAG